The Centroberyx gerrardi isolate f3 chromosome 12, fCenGer3.hap1.cur.20231027, whole genome shotgun sequence genome has a window encoding:
- the herpud2 gene encoding homocysteine-responsive endoplasmic reticulum-resident ubiquitin-like domain member 2 protein has product MDSGAVDSPVTLVIKAPNQKYDDQTINCFLNWTVERLKSHISNVYPSKPSSKDQRLVYSGRLLQDHLQLRDVLRKQDEYHMMHLVCASRSPPGSPMPRSSSTANPAASDSSSSSSDSAGSTSPATTPNQDSQPAASSSSSSSSVPGSYDGLRYRGGFPQYNPHNPAPAGVPQWPDGAQVPLQGGLAANVPPHPMYMPMQMLWWQQMYARQYYMQYQAAVAASQPPSSAPPSPPSSSPSPRQPAQPNEAVQPPLGPNPAPNPLPENQPANPNIQMNAQGGAVLNEDELNRDWLDWLYTVSRAGVLLSIVYFYSSFSRFVMVVGAMLLVYLHQAGWFPFRPEQQNPRGGEGGGAPQEEAERHQDIQEMERLMDEGMEDEDSGEEGGGGPEDQAQAAAAAALPQPGFLTSAWSFISTFFTSLIPEGRPQPAN; this is encoded by the exons ATGGACTCTGGGGCAGTTGACAGTCCTGTCACCTTGGTCATCAAGGCCCCCAACCAGAAGTACGACGACCAGACCATCAACTGCTTCCTCAACTGGACCGTGGAGAGGTTGAAGAGCCACATCTCTAACGTGTATCCCAGCAAGCCG TCGTCCAAAGACCAGCGGCTGGTGTACTCAGGGAGGCTCCTCCAAGACCACCTGCAGCTCAGAGATGTGCTTAGAAAG CAGGATGAATATCACATGATGCACCTGGTGTGTGCCTCCCGGAGCCCCCCAGGCTCGCCCATGCCTCGTAGCTCCTCCACAGCTAACCCTGCTGCCTCCGACTCCAGCTCCAGC AGTTCGGACAGCGCTGGCTCCACCTCCCCAGCCACCACGCCAAATCAGGACAGTCAGCCggcagcctcctcttcctcttcctcttcctccgtcCCAGGAAGTTACGACGGGCTGAGGTATCGCGGCGGCTTCCCCCAGTACAACCCTCACAACCCCGCCCCCGCTGGTGTCCCACAGTG GCCGGATGGAGCCCAGGTCCCTTTACAAGGCGGGCTGGCTGCCAAcgtgcccccccaccccatgtACATGCCCATGCAGATGCTGTGGTGGCAGCAGATGTACGCTCGCCAATACTACATGCAATA TCAAGCAGCAGTAGCCGCCTCTCAGCCTCCCAgctccgcccctccctcccctccaagctcctccccctcgccCCGTCAGCCCGCCCAGCCCAACGAAGCGGTGCAGCCGCCGCTGGGTCCTAACCCCGCCCCCAACCCCTTACCGGAGAACCAGCCGGCCAACCCCAACATCCAGATGAACGCGCAGGGCGGGGCGGTGCTGAACGAGGACGAGCTGAACCGCGACTGGCTGGACTGGCTGTACACGGTGTCGCGCGCCGGCGTCCTGCTCAGCAtcgtctacttctactcctCCTTCAGCCGCTTCGTCATGGTGGTCGGCGCCATGCTGCTCGTCTACCT gCACCAGGCTGGCTGGTTTCCCTTCAGGCCAGAACAGCAGAAccccagaggaggagaagggggcggggctccgcaggaggaggcggagcgACACCAGGACATACAGGAAATG GAGCGGCTGATGGACGAGGGGATGGAGGACGAGGACAGCGGGGAGGAAGGAGGCGGAGGCCCGGAGGACCAGGCCcaggccgccgccgccgctgcgcTCCCCCAGCCGGGCTTCCTGACCTCCGCCTGGTCCTTCATCAGCACCTTCTTCACCTCGCTGATCCCCGAGGGACGGCCCCAGCCTGCCAACTAG